In one window of Paraflavitalea soli DNA:
- a CDS encoding CBM96 family carbohydrate-binding protein gives MKQLYALFTFLLIITTLHAQVKLSADGPGDTYELIESKGFGVESPDCRHTSFGRHVTEIFDNTLGKNVFVFHSHPVEDDDRCGADDRVRMEIKGGNGSSDEMQHTQGQTAYYRWKFKLDANFIPSSRFTHIFQIKAIDGDAGAPLMTITPRAGNPQKMQIIHSAGEGSGSLGTVHQVDLAPFKGTWVEAYVKYKSSEGSAGTFEITIKRVSDGATLLSYTNNSLDMWRTGASYNRGKWGVYRGKDAVLRDEQVRFADFCISESSASLCPSDIGSEPPPICQPVVASGDDGNVAANVLDNNLSTRWSATGDGQWIQFCLSSPASITGVQIAFYSGNTRTSTFDVLVGDDGINWTTASAGRVSSGTSLNLETFSFSAITGKYVRIVGHGNSVNAWNSYTEVKIQTGSGSGQTITLAPQHDAYVRNGTAAGTTHGTTDANILVTKLNSTASAGNDRHTYLRFDAGSAGSTITSAVLRLYGKIDDDRSTNVPINVYGVSNTTWTESTITWNNKPATGASALQTATVTDATARYYSWDITAYVQSELAAGRTLISLALLSTVATDPRITWNSKETGSNGPQLVITTSTTLQSQRQLLVAKAEEEASELRLSSFPNPFRGSNTVVVNLAKEGYTQLAAYDMTGRQVAVLVNARLAAGAHRIPFRPEALPAGIYLLRLSNNGQTITQKLVKE, from the coding sequence ATGAAACAGCTGTATGCTCTTTTTACTTTCCTGTTGATCATTACTACCCTGCATGCCCAGGTAAAATTAAGCGCCGACGGGCCAGGTGATACCTATGAACTGATCGAATCGAAAGGCTTCGGTGTAGAAAGTCCTGATTGCCGTCATACTTCTTTTGGGCGACATGTAACAGAAATATTCGATAATACCCTTGGTAAAAATGTATTTGTATTTCACAGTCATCCGGTAGAAGATGATGACCGTTGTGGTGCAGATGACCGGGTGCGTATGGAGATCAAAGGAGGCAATGGTTCTTCTGACGAAATGCAACATACGCAAGGGCAAACAGCTTATTACCGCTGGAAGTTTAAACTGGATGCCAACTTTATTCCTTCCAGCCGGTTTACGCATATTTTCCAGATCAAGGCCATTGATGGCGATGCAGGGGCACCTTTAATGACGATTACGCCCCGGGCAGGCAATCCACAAAAGATGCAGATCATTCACAGTGCGGGGGAAGGCAGTGGCAGCCTCGGTACTGTACACCAGGTAGACCTGGCGCCTTTTAAAGGCACCTGGGTGGAGGCGTATGTTAAATACAAGAGCAGTGAAGGCAGTGCCGGCACCTTTGAAATTACCATTAAGAGGGTCAGTGATGGGGCTACCTTGCTATCGTATACCAACAACTCATTGGATATGTGGCGTACGGGCGCCAGTTATAACCGGGGCAAATGGGGCGTATACCGTGGTAAAGATGCTGTGTTGCGGGATGAGCAGGTACGTTTTGCCGATTTCTGTATTTCAGAAAGCAGTGCCAGCTTATGCCCCTCCGATATTGGAAGTGAGCCGCCACCTATCTGTCAGCCGGTAGTGGCCAGTGGAGATGATGGCAATGTGGCGGCCAATGTACTGGACAATAACCTCAGTACGCGGTGGTCGGCCACGGGGGATGGGCAATGGATACAGTTTTGCCTCAGCTCCCCGGCTTCCATAACGGGTGTACAGATCGCTTTTTATAGTGGCAATACGCGCACATCGACCTTTGATGTACTGGTGGGTGATGATGGCATTAACTGGACCACCGCCTCGGCGGGCCGGGTAAGCAGCGGCACCTCACTCAACCTGGAAACATTTTCCTTTAGCGCTATCACGGGTAAATATGTACGCATTGTAGGGCATGGCAATAGTGTAAATGCCTGGAACAGTTATACGGAGGTAAAGATACAAACAGGTTCAGGGAGCGGACAAACCATTACGCTTGCACCACAGCATGATGCGTATGTGCGCAATGGTACGGCTGCCGGCACCACGCATGGTACTACGGATGCCAATATACTGGTCACCAAACTCAACTCCACAGCTTCAGCCGGTAATGATCGTCATACCTACCTGCGCTTTGATGCAGGCAGTGCGGGCAGTACCATCACATCGGCTGTTTTACGCCTGTATGGAAAGATCGATGACGACCGGAGCACCAATGTGCCCATCAATGTTTATGGTGTATCCAATACCACCTGGACTGAATCGACCATCACCTGGAACAATAAACCCGCTACAGGCGCCAGTGCTTTGCAAACTGCTACGGTAACGGATGCTACAGCGCGTTACTATAGCTGGGATATTACGGCTTATGTGCAAAGTGAACTGGCAGCAGGGCGCACGCTGATATCGCTGGCCTTGCTTAGTACTGTGGCCACTGATCCACGTATTACCTGGAATTCCAAAGAAACCGGCAGCAATGGGCCTCAACTGGTGATCACTACCAGTACGACGCTGCAATCGCAAAGGCAGTTGCTGGTGGCAAAAGCTGAAGAAGAAGCCAGTGAGCTGCGGTTGTCATCTTTCCCCAATCCTTTCAGGGGCAGTAATACGGTGGTGGTAAACCTGGCGAAAGAAGGATATACGCAACTGGCAGCGTATGATATGACCGGCAGGCAGGTGGCTGTATTGGTGAACGCGCGGTTAGCAGCCGGGGCACACCGCATTCCATTCAGGCCTGAAGCATTGCCCGCTGGTATCTACCTGCTGCGGCTTTCCAATAACGGACAAACAATTACCCAAAAACTGGTAAAAGAATAG
- a CDS encoding 3-oxoacyl-ACP synthase III family protein, with protein MQRSIITGTGSYIPSVIKKNSDFISNSFFTEDKHSIDRPQKEIVEKFKQITGIEERRYAPENMTASDMAIQAALLAIKDSGVDPETLDQLIVAHNYGDVLANTVQMDGVPSLASRVKQGLGIKNPSCIPYDILFGCPGWLQGLIQADLYCRAGAAKKCLVIGTETLSRVVDDYDRDSMIFSDGAGACVMEYQEVTAGQAGILSTSTRSDCVEEAGYIYFGESNAPDADAHTRYIKMKGRKVYEYAVKYVPAAMKECLDKSGIGLHELKKIFIHQANEKMDESIVRAFYQLYGAQTPRDIMPMCIHWLGNSSVATIPTLYDLVRRNQLPEHSLQPGDVILFASVGAGMNINAVCYRY; from the coding sequence CAAAAAGAACAGTGATTTTATTTCCAATAGCTTTTTTACAGAAGACAAACATTCTATAGACCGTCCTCAGAAGGAAATTGTAGAGAAATTCAAGCAGATCACCGGCATTGAAGAAAGGCGTTATGCGCCCGAAAATATGACGGCTTCCGATATGGCCATCCAGGCTGCTCTCCTGGCCATTAAAGACAGTGGCGTGGATCCTGAAACGCTGGACCAGCTCATTGTGGCGCACAATTATGGCGATGTGCTCGCTAATACCGTTCAGATGGATGGGGTACCTTCCCTGGCATCTCGTGTGAAACAAGGCCTGGGCATCAAAAATCCTTCCTGTATACCTTACGATATCTTATTTGGCTGTCCTGGCTGGCTTCAGGGTCTCATACAGGCTGACTTGTACTGCCGGGCCGGCGCCGCCAAAAAGTGTCTGGTAATAGGTACCGAAACCTTATCGAGGGTGGTTGATGATTACGACCGTGACAGTATGATCTTTTCTGATGGTGCGGGCGCTTGTGTAATGGAATACCAGGAGGTTACCGCCGGACAGGCCGGCATACTGAGCACCAGTACCCGGTCTGATTGTGTAGAAGAAGCCGGGTATATTTATTTTGGCGAATCCAATGCTCCGGACGCCGACGCTCATACACGTTATATTAAAATGAAGGGCCGTAAGGTATACGAGTATGCCGTTAAATATGTGCCGGCTGCTATGAAAGAATGCCTCGACAAAAGCGGTATAGGTCTGCATGAACTGAAAAAGATCTTCATCCACCAGGCCAATGAAAAAATGGATGAAAGTATAGTGCGTGCTTTTTACCAATTGTATGGCGCACAAACTCCACGCGATATTATGCCAATGTGCATTCATTGGCTGGGCAATAGTTCTGTTGCCACCATTCCCACTTTATACGACCTGGTACGCAGGAACCAGCTTCCTGAACATTCGCTGCAACCCGGCGATGTGATCCTGTTTGCATCAGTAGGCGCCGGCATGAATATCAACGCCGTGTGCTACCGTTATTGA
- a CDS encoding CBM96 family carbohydrate-binding protein: MSKNSIYASLIGKAECLKAGLLLLFFSVAGVLSSRAATVTVTSLSALQTAINNAAPGDIIILANGVYTASTDITIDKQGTAAQPITIKAASIGGAEVKGTAGFNIVSPAKYIIIQGFKFTHNASQATMASGTSFCRWTRNIFETPGAGENLLLNGNDHEVDYNTFQHKNALGRFIAVRGSGSQIAQRLYIHHNYFFDQQPQTGNGAETVQFGLSGYSLSSSNSIMEYNLFEECQGENEMISIKSSAVTVRYNTIRDCGAQFTLRHGNFCVVYGNYFINTPGIRIFGDDHKIFSNHFENCNPAINIGNGDGEVADGDPLTAHDRPDRVLIAYNTLVNNTANITQSGRTNGLGATAITVANNIVQGGGAAASIAGPYTGAVWSGNMIYNTNGAGSMPAAGYTTANPLLARDATGTFHLQPGSPAINAGTGSYPSVTFDMDGQARTSPLDKGADEVSGAAVTAQILTTAMVGYNGNYTPPAPSCEPVSASADDGNVPANVLDNDLNTRWSANGDGQWIQFCLGDTLSVTGVQIAFYSGNTRTSTFDVLTGNDGTNWTTASAGRVSSGTSVNLETFSFTPRNAKYVRIVGHGNSVNLWNSYSEVKIQTQTGGGGTTTLTPTHDAYVRNGTNAGVTHGTTDPGILLTKLNATASAGNDRHTYLQFDASSVSGTISSVTLRLYGGLDDNRDNNIPVNVYAVSNTTWTESTITWNNKPATGDSLKRVVVTDSIKRYYTWDLTAYVQAEKAAGRNIISLALLARIATDPRIAWNSKETGSNPPQLVITTSSGARTVSTVSSPAVKKEVLLKSFSTYPNPFGRTNTISFTVEKAGHTNLAVYDISGRLVKVLVNARLAAGHYRRDFDGTGAPAGIYVVKLVQGGKTVIQKIVKE; the protein is encoded by the coding sequence ATGAGTAAAAATTCTATTTATGCTTCTTTAATTGGAAAAGCAGAATGCCTGAAGGCGGGCTTGCTGCTTTTATTCTTTTCCGTGGCAGGTGTATTATCTTCCCGGGCAGCTACTGTTACGGTCACTTCCTTATCGGCGCTGCAGACGGCCATTAATAATGCTGCGCCGGGCGATATCATTATCCTTGCCAATGGGGTGTATACGGCTTCTACGGATATCACCATCGATAAGCAGGGTACAGCTGCGCAGCCAATCACCATTAAAGCGGCCTCCATAGGCGGCGCCGAAGTGAAAGGCACGGCTGGCTTTAATATTGTAAGTCCTGCGAAGTACATCATTATACAGGGATTTAAATTTACGCACAATGCTTCGCAGGCTACCATGGCCAGCGGTACCAGCTTTTGCCGGTGGACGCGGAATATTTTTGAAACACCGGGAGCAGGGGAGAACTTATTGCTGAATGGCAATGACCATGAAGTGGACTATAATACGTTCCAACACAAGAATGCGCTTGGCCGCTTTATTGCTGTGCGTGGCTCGGGCAGCCAGATCGCCCAACGATTGTATATCCACCACAATTATTTTTTTGATCAACAACCACAAACGGGCAATGGCGCGGAAACGGTACAATTTGGCCTGAGTGGTTACAGTCTTTCTTCCAGCAACAGTATCATGGAGTACAACCTGTTTGAAGAATGCCAGGGTGAAAATGAAATGATCTCCATTAAGTCATCGGCTGTTACGGTTCGCTACAATACGATCCGTGATTGTGGTGCCCAGTTTACCTTACGCCATGGCAATTTCTGTGTGGTGTATGGCAACTACTTTATCAATACGCCGGGTATCCGCATTTTTGGAGATGACCATAAGATATTCAGCAACCATTTTGAGAATTGCAATCCGGCCATCAATATCGGTAATGGGGATGGGGAGGTAGCGGATGGCGACCCGTTGACGGCGCATGACCGGCCGGACCGGGTATTGATCGCTTACAATACGCTGGTCAATAATACGGCCAATATCACGCAGAGCGGCCGCACCAATGGCCTGGGGGCTACTGCTATTACGGTGGCCAACAATATTGTACAAGGTGGGGGAGCCGCTGCTTCCATTGCAGGACCTTATACGGGGGCTGTATGGAGCGGTAATATGATCTATAATACGAATGGGGCAGGTTCTATGCCGGCGGCGGGTTATACTACTGCCAACCCCTTACTGGCCAGGGACGCTACCGGTACTTTTCACCTGCAGCCGGGCAGTCCGGCCATTAATGCCGGTACGGGTTCTTATCCCTCGGTAACCTTTGATATGGATGGACAGGCGCGTACTTCACCGCTGGATAAGGGGGCTGATGAAGTATCGGGTGCTGCCGTTACTGCGCAGATCCTTACTACTGCCATGGTAGGATACAATGGCAATTATACACCACCTGCACCCAGCTGTGAACCGGTGAGCGCCAGTGCCGACGATGGTAATGTGCCCGCCAATGTGCTGGACAATGACCTCAATACGCGCTGGTCGGCCAATGGTGATGGCCAGTGGATACAGTTTTGCCTGGGCGATACGCTTTCCGTTACAGGGGTGCAGATCGCTTTCTACAGTGGCAATACCCGCACTTCCACTTTTGATGTGCTGACAGGCAATGACGGCACCAACTGGACAACTGCCAGCGCCGGCCGTGTAAGCAGTGGTACTTCGGTAAACCTGGAAACATTTTCCTTTACACCGCGGAATGCAAAATATGTACGGATTGTAGGGCATGGCAACAGTGTAAACCTGTGGAACAGCTATTCGGAAGTTAAGATACAAACACAAACAGGAGGCGGAGGTACTACTACGCTGACACCAACGCATGATGCTTATGTACGTAATGGTACGAATGCAGGGGTGACGCATGGCACTACCGATCCTGGTATACTGCTCACCAAACTCAATGCTACGGCCTCTGCCGGTAATGACCGGCATACCTACCTGCAGTTTGATGCCAGCAGTGTGAGCGGCACGATCAGCTCGGTAACGCTGCGGCTGTATGGCGGACTGGATGATAACCGCGATAACAATATACCGGTGAATGTGTATGCGGTGAGCAATACTACCTGGACGGAATCGACCATTACCTGGAACAACAAGCCTGCTACGGGCGATTCGCTGAAGCGGGTGGTGGTGACAGATTCAATCAAGCGGTATTATACCTGGGACCTTACTGCTTATGTGCAGGCTGAAAAAGCAGCAGGCAGGAATATCATTTCGCTGGCTTTATTGGCCAGGATCGCCACGGATCCACGCATTGCCTGGAATTCGAAGGAAACGGGCAGCAATCCGCCTCAGCTGGTGATCACTACTTCTTCGGGGGCAAGAACTGTCTCTACGGTGAGCAGCCCTGCTGTAAAGAAAGAAGTGTTGCTCAAATCATTCAGCACCTATCCCAATCCATTTGGCAGAACGAATACCATCAGCTTTACTGTTGAAAAAGCCGGACATACCAACCTGGCGGTATATGACATCAGCGGCAGGCTGGTGAAGGTATTGGTGAATGCTCGCCTGGCTGCCGGTCATTATCGTCGAGACTTTGATGGAACGGGTGCTCCGGCAGGAATATATGTAGTGAAACTGGTACAAGGAGGTAAGACAGTAATACAAAAAATAGTGAAGGAGTAA
- a CDS encoding CBM96 family carbohydrate-binding protein, translating to MKKNNCLTKAWQLLLYSCLFLFLLQPARGQTLPTNFQRVLVTGSITGPTAMAFTPDGRVLVCQQNGQLRVVKNGSLLTTPAITLSVNTSGERGLIGVAVDPNFASNQYIYLYYTHTSGPHNRLSRFTMTGDVAGSELALLDFPTLSGIYHNGGGLVFGNDGKLYVSIGENQVGSNAQNLDTYLGKLLRINSDGTAPAGNPFTGNAVRSRIWAYGLRNPFTLASDPVSGKIFVNDVGNATWEEINDATTGGKNFGWPDKEGMCTSGCTGYTNPIYVYATNRTDPPPNGQGCAINGGTFFNGGISNWPATYGGKYFFLDYCGSWIDYINPTSPSRVSFATGLSGGNVYMKQGTDGNLYYLRRDNSSLYRIVYTGNQAPTITTQPQNTSVVIGGTATFTVAATGSPAPTYQWRKGTTNISGATGTTYSITNVQPSHAGQYNVVVTNSSGTVTSSNATLTVTQPNTLPVATINSPTNGVLFRSGDVISFSGAGTDAEDGTLTGSTFEWWVDFHHATHIHPGPQLTDGVSSGSFVADLSDHNETNVWYRIYLAVQDSQGGRDTSYVEVFPVTSQLTLQTQPAGLLVRLDAVPFTAPYTTEAVSGASRPIVAISPQTLNGVTYIFDHWSQGGAAAQNIVITDNDITYTAHYRVAPTPINFTAQQDAYVRDGTNAGITHGTTDSTLLITKLSPSGQLNNARESYLLFDLTPVNGNVSAVTLKVYGKVDLTTVPSVLVGAYSVANTTWTENTLTWNNKPATSATELSSATVTNSAYAYINWDVTNYVRSELLAGRKKISLALKSMIAHDPRIFWNSSEFGSNPPQLSVIVDGAASNVPPTVSVTSPANNTSFTAPASITINATAADSDGTVTGVEFFNGTTSLGVDNVAPYSIVWNNVPVGAYTITAKATDDSSAVTTSAPVNISVNAAPSCTPVTASADDGNVPANVLDNDLNTRWSANGDGQWIQLCLNDTFTITGVQIAFYSGNTRTSTFDVLVGNDGVNWTNAATGRVSSGTSLNLETFTFAAQTGKYVRIVGHGNSVNLWNSYSEVKVQTSQGSQQFTLAPLHDAYVRNGTSADITHGSTDAAILISKLNSNPAAGNDRQTYLRFDASGATGTITSAILRVYGKLDDNRNTNVPVNAHAVSNTTWTESAITWNNKPATGASQGSATVTDSIGRYYTWDVTSYVQAERAAGRNNISLALLATVATNPRITWNSKETGSNPPQLVITAGTQLTAGPSSRMTQLLGEDNTAMGMTLNSYPNPFGDNNTITFSLEKSGYTTLSVFDLQGRQVAMLVQGRLQAGGHRTRFVAGKLAAGVYVLKLVQDGKVVTKKLLKE from the coding sequence ATGAAAAAAAACAATTGCCTGACGAAAGCATGGCAGCTATTGCTGTATAGCTGTCTTTTTCTCTTTCTGCTACAACCGGCCCGGGGGCAAACACTGCCAACCAACTTTCAGCGGGTGTTGGTAACAGGTAGCATAACAGGGCCTACGGCCATGGCCTTTACACCCGATGGCCGGGTGCTGGTATGCCAGCAGAATGGCCAGTTGCGGGTGGTTAAAAATGGTAGTTTGCTGACTACGCCTGCCATTACTTTATCGGTCAATACCAGTGGAGAACGAGGATTGATCGGGGTGGCAGTCGATCCTAATTTTGCCAGCAACCAGTATATTTATCTCTACTATACACATACTTCAGGGCCGCATAACCGCTTAAGCCGGTTTACGATGACAGGCGATGTCGCAGGATCTGAGTTGGCCCTGTTGGATTTTCCAACGCTGAGTGGCATTTATCACAATGGTGGTGGCCTTGTATTTGGTAATGACGGCAAGTTGTATGTGTCTATCGGGGAAAACCAGGTAGGTTCTAATGCGCAGAACCTGGATACTTACCTGGGCAAGCTGTTGCGGATCAATTCGGATGGTACTGCGCCGGCTGGTAATCCCTTTACCGGCAATGCAGTGCGCAGCCGTATATGGGCTTATGGATTACGAAATCCTTTTACCCTCGCTTCTGATCCGGTGAGTGGTAAGATCTTTGTGAATGATGTGGGCAATGCTACCTGGGAGGAGATCAACGATGCTACTACGGGGGGCAAGAATTTTGGCTGGCCTGATAAGGAAGGTATGTGTACCAGTGGCTGCACAGGGTATACCAATCCTATTTACGTATATGCTACCAACCGCACAGACCCTCCGCCAAACGGACAAGGCTGTGCTATTAACGGCGGTACCTTTTTCAATGGCGGTATCAGCAATTGGCCGGCCACCTATGGCGGCAAATATTTCTTCCTGGATTATTGTGGTTCCTGGATCGATTATATCAATCCTACCTCTCCTTCCAGGGTATCGTTTGCCACCGGGCTGAGTGGTGGGAATGTATACATGAAGCAAGGTACGGATGGCAACCTGTATTACCTGCGTCGTGATAACAGTTCTCTTTACCGCATTGTATATACGGGCAACCAGGCGCCCACCATTACTACCCAACCGCAAAATACGTCGGTGGTGATTGGTGGTACGGCCACTTTCACGGTAGCAGCTACCGGTAGCCCGGCGCCTACTTACCAATGGCGCAAAGGCACTACCAATATTTCAGGTGCTACGGGTACCACTTATAGCATCACCAACGTACAACCCTCGCATGCGGGACAATACAATGTGGTGGTGACCAATAGTTCGGGTACGGTAACCAGCAGTAATGCCACGCTTACGGTAACGCAGCCCAATACTTTGCCGGTAGCTACGATCAATAGTCCCACGAATGGCGTCTTGTTCAGGTCGGGTGATGTGATCAGCTTTAGCGGTGCCGGTACTGATGCGGAAGACGGAACGCTTACAGGCAGTACGTTTGAATGGTGGGTTGATTTTCACCATGCCACGCATATACATCCGGGGCCACAGCTTACGGATGGGGTGAGCAGTGGCTCATTTGTAGCGGACCTGTCGGATCACAATGAGACGAATGTGTGGTACCGTATTTACCTGGCTGTACAGGATTCACAGGGCGGGCGTGATACTTCTTATGTAGAAGTATTTCCGGTTACTTCACAACTTACGTTGCAAACACAACCGGCTGGATTGCTGGTAAGGCTGGATGCGGTACCCTTTACAGCGCCATATACTACGGAAGCTGTTTCGGGTGCATCGCGGCCTATTGTAGCCATCTCACCGCAAACCCTGAATGGGGTAACCTATATTTTTGATCATTGGAGCCAGGGTGGCGCTGCTGCGCAGAACATCGTGATCACGGATAATGATATTACTTATACGGCGCATTACCGGGTGGCCCCCACACCGATAAACTTCACTGCCCAACAGGATGCCTATGTACGGGATGGCACGAATGCAGGGATCACACATGGTACTACGGACTCCACCTTGCTTATCACCAAGCTATCGCCTTCGGGGCAATTGAATAATGCCAGGGAATCTTACCTGCTGTTTGACCTCACACCGGTCAATGGCAATGTATCTGCCGTAACGCTGAAAGTATATGGTAAGGTAGACCTTACTACGGTGCCATCGGTACTGGTGGGAGCCTATTCGGTAGCCAACACTACCTGGACAGAAAATACACTTACCTGGAACAATAAACCGGCTACCAGCGCCACAGAACTAAGTTCGGCTACGGTAACGAATTCGGCTTATGCTTATATAAACTGGGATGTGACGAATTATGTGAGAAGTGAGTTGCTTGCCGGGCGTAAGAAAATATCGCTGGCGCTGAAGAGCATGATAGCGCATGATCCACGCATTTTCTGGAATTCATCAGAGTTTGGTTCCAACCCGCCACAACTGTCGGTGATTGTTGACGGTGCGGCCAGTAATGTACCGCCAACGGTAAGCGTCACTTCTCCGGCTAATAATACCAGTTTCACAGCGCCTGCATCCATAACGATCAATGCTACGGCTGCTGATAGTGATGGTACGGTTACGGGAGTGGAATTCTTCAACGGTACCACCAGCCTGGGTGTTGATAATGTAGCGCCATATTCCATTGTTTGGAACAATGTGCCGGTGGGTGCTTATACGATCACGGCCAAAGCAACGGACGATAGTAGTGCTGTGACTACTTCTGCCCCTGTTAATATCTCTGTCAATGCAGCGCCTTCCTGTACGCCGGTAACGGCCAGTGCCGATGATGGCAATGTGCCTGCCAATGTACTGGACAATGACCTCAATACACGATGGTCGGCCAATGGTGACGGACAGTGGATACAATTGTGCCTGAATGATACCTTTACCATTACCGGGGTGCAGATCGCTTTCTATAGTGGCAATACGCGCACCTCTACTTTTGATGTACTGGTAGGAAATGATGGAGTGAACTGGACCAACGCTGCTACCGGAAGGGTAAGCAGTGGTACTTCGCTGAACCTGGAAACTTTTACGTTTGCCGCTCAAACCGGTAAATATGTACGGATAGTAGGGCATGGTAACAGTGTGAACCTGTGGAACAGCTATTCGGAAGTGAAAGTGCAAACGAGCCAGGGCAGTCAGCAGTTTACCTTAGCGCCATTACATGATGCTTATGTACGCAATGGTACATCTGCCGATATTACGCATGGCAGTACCGATGCGGCGATCCTGATCTCCAAGCTCAACTCCAACCCGGCTGCGGGTAATGACCGGCAAACTTACCTGCGCTTTGACGCCAGTGGAGCCACGGGTACAATTACTTCGGCCATACTGCGGGTATATGGCAAACTGGATGATAACCGCAATACCAATGTACCGGTGAATGCTCATGCGGTATCCAATACTACCTGGACGGAATCGGCTATTACCTGGAACAATAAGCCTGCTACCGGCGCCTCCCAGGGCAGTGCTACGGTAACAGATTCTATTGGCCGTTATTATACCTGGGATGTTACATCCTATGTGCAGGCTGAAAGAGCAGCTGGCCGAAACAATATATCGCTGGCTTTATTGGCTACGGTCGCTACCAATCCGCGCATTACCTGGAATTCGAAAGAAACAGGCAGCAATCCACCACAACTGGTGATCACAGCGGGAACGCAACTCACGGCGGGTCCATCTTCCCGGATGACGCAACTGTTGGGTGAGGACAACACTGCTATGGGTATGACGCTTAACAGTTATCCCAACCCATTTGGTGACAACAATACGATCACCTTCTCGCTGGAGAAGAGTGGTTATACCACATTGAGTGTATTTGACCTGCAAGGCAGGCAGGTGGCTATGCTGGTACAGGGCCGCTTACAGGCGGGTGGCCACCGTACAAGGTTCGTGGCTGGTAAACTGGCGGCCGGGGTGTACGTATTGAAACTGGTACAGGATGGAAAAGTAGTAACGAAGAAGTTACTGAAAGAGTAA